In the Helicoverpa armigera isolate CAAS_96S chromosome 15, ASM3070526v1, whole genome shotgun sequence genome, one interval contains:
- the LOC135117889 gene encoding ejaculatory bulb-specific protein 3-like: protein MKFILIAMAIALVCAYAEEYPNKYDNMNLDEVLGNKRLLNGYMKCALDKGPCTAEGRDLKYYISDGLKTGCSKCTARQRKGIKKVMKHLIKHEPEYWKQAVDKYDPDRLYTKMYEKEVESWS from the exons ATGAAGTTCATTCTCATAGCTATGGCCATTGCCCTGGTCTGCGCATACGCCGAGGAGTACCCCAACAAGTATGATAACATGAACTTGGATGAGGTGCTGGGTAACAAGAGACTGCTGAACGGGTACATGAAGTGTGCTCTCGATAAAGGTCCTTGCACCGCTGAGGGGAGGGATCTTAAAT ATTACATTTCCGACGGCCTCAAGACTGGCTGTTCCAAATGCACCGCCCGTCAACGCAAAGGCATCAAAAAGGTGATGAAACACCTGATCAAGCATGAGCCTGAATATTGGAAGCAAGCAGTCGACAAATACGACCCTGATAGACTTTATACTAAAATGTATGAGAAGGAGGTTGAGTCATGGTCGTga